The following DNA comes from Sinorhizobium mexicanum.
CGCTTCGCGCGCCTGCGGCAACACCGCCAGAACGCCGCTATACCAGAAGAAAATGACGAGCAACGGAGGGATGTTGCGGAACACCTCGACATAGGCCAGCGACAATTTGGCTATGATCCAGTTGTGCGAAAGTCGCCCGATGCCGACGAGGAAGCCGATGATCGTGGCCGTGACGATGCCGGTGATCGCGACGACCAGCGTATTGACGAAGCCGACGACGAGTGCACGGCCATAGGTCGAATCACTGGTGAAGGCGATCAGCGATTGCCCGACGTCGAAGCCTGCTCGGCTTCTCAAGAAACCATAACCCGATGCGACATTCGCGCGCCGAAGGTTCTCAATCGTGTTGTCGACGATCCAATAGATGAGGATCGCGAGGATAATGATGGTGATCGCCTGAAAGAATATTCCGCGCACCTGGGGATCGTTGATGATCGATCCTGAGGATTTGCTTTTTTCAGGCGCATTCGTGACGCCAATGGCCATACAATGCCTCTTTCCCCGATCCGCCCTTTCCGGGCGTTTTTTATTGTTGGAAAGGAGGAGCGGGGCATCCCCGCTCCTCCTGCATGTTTCCTAAAATCGTAGCCGATTTGAGCAAAAAAACATGCAGAAATTCAAAGTGTTACAACGTCCTTTGCGCGCCTCGTAAGACGCGCGGGGCCGTTAGGTCACGATCAGCGGATCGGCGGAGCGTACTGGATGCCGCCCTTGTTCCAGAGGGCGTTCAGGCCGCGCTCGATCTTCAGCGGGCTGCCGGCGCCGATGTTGCGATCGAAGACTTCGCCGTAGTTGCCGACCGCCTTGATGATGTTGACCGCCCATTCATTGGTCAGCCCAAGGTCGGTACCGATCTTGCTGTCGGCTTCGACGCCGAGGAAGCGCTGCACGTCAGGGTTGGTCGACTTCTTCATCTCTTCGACGTTCGCCTGGGTGATGCCGAACTCTTCGGCCTGGACCATCGCATAATGCGTCCAGCTTACGATATCGAACCACTGGTCGTCGCCCTGACGAACGGCCGGAGCGAGGGGTTCCTTGGAGATGATCTCCGGCAGGATCATGTGATCGTCCGGCTTCGCCAGGGTAAGCCGCAGCGCATAAAGGCCCGACTGGTCGGTCGTGTAGACGTCGCAACGGCCGGCGTCATAGGCAGCGTTCACTTCCTCGAGTTTCTCGAAGACGACCGGATTGTATTGCAGGTTGTTCGACTTGAAGTAGTCGGCGAGGTTCAGTTCCGTCGTCGTACCGGTCTGCACGCAAACGGCGGCGCCGGACAGTTCAAGCGCGGACTTCACGTTGAGGCTCTTGCGAACCATGAAGCCTTGGCCGTCATAGTAGTTGACGGGGCGGAAGTTGAAGCCAAGCGCCGTATCCCGGTTGATGGACCAGGTCGTGTTGCGAGCGAGAAGGTCGACTTCACCGGACTGCAGCGCCGGGAAACGTTCCTTGGCAGAAAGTGGCGTGTACTTCACCTTGCTGCCGTCAGCGAAGATTGCGGCGGCGACTGCCTTGCAGAAGTCGACGTCGAAACCAGTCCAGTTGCCGGAAGCGTCGGGGGCGGAGAAGCCGGCGAGACCGGTGTTCACGCCGCACTGGACAAAGCCCTTGGCCTTCACGTCGTCAAGGGTCGCGGCCGATGCCGCATGTGCGCCAATACCCATGACAGCAGCGCCAACCAGAGCTGTCAGAATTCCTCTTGCCATTTTTTGAACCTTTTCGGTTGTCGTTAGTTCCCGTCTGCACAGGCGCGCTCCGTAAGCGCGTGCAGCCTCCGCCACCCTCCTGGCGTGAGTGCAAGCTATCTCATGCTTAAAATCCATAAGGGTCAAGAGAAGTTGCCGATTTTCTGATTTTGCATGTGAAAAACCCGAACTTCGCCAGAAGTTTAGGCAGTTTCTTGCCGGAACATCGGTTTCTTTGAACAAAAAAGCGGCCGGCCCGGCATTTTGCACGACGCCTTACCACTTCATCTGAATTTTCCCTTGACCCGGCGGGGGCTGCGTTCGATGAGTTGGCGTCGAATTCAAACAGCGGATTTTTCAATGGCAGACAAGATCAGCGCGCTCAAGGAATCGGGCATCAACACCCGTCTGGCGCACACTGGCAACAATCCCTCGGATTTCCACGGTTTCGTCAATCCGCCGGTGGTGCATGCTTCCACCGTGCTGTTTCCCAACGCCAGGACAATGGAAAGCCGGGCGCAGAAATATACCTACGGAACGCGCGGCACGCCGACGACCGATGCGCTTTGCGAAGCGATCAATGAGCTCGAGGGCGCTGCCGGAACGATTCTCGTGCCTTCGGGCCTGGCGGCGGTCACGGTGCCGTTCCTGACCTATCTGTCGGCCGGGGATCACGCGCTCGTCGTTGATTCGGTCTATTTCCCGACTCGGCATTTCTGCGACACGATGCTGAAGCGCCTCGGCGTCACCGTCGAATACTACGACCCGATGATCGGTGCCGGCATTGAAAGCCTGATCCGGCCGAACACGCGCCTGGTGCACACCGAGGCGCCGGGTTCGAATACGTTCGAGATGCAGGACATTCGCGCGATCGCAGCCGCGGCGCACCGCCACGGATGCGTCGTGACGATGGACAATACCTGGGCGACGCCGCTCTATTTCCGCCCGCTCGATCACGGCGTCGATGTCTCGATCCATGCAGCCACGAAGTACCCGTCGGGCCATTCGGACGTGCTGTTCGGAACAGTGTCGACCAACGTCACCCACTGGCCGGCGCTGACAGAGGCGATGGTCACGCTCGGCGTCTGCGTGTCGCCGGATGACAGCTACCAGATCCTCAGGGGCTTGCGCACGATGGGGATCCGCCTGGAACGGCATCAGGCGAGTGCACTGGCGATCGCAGAATGGCTGGAGAGCCGCGACGAGGTTGCGCGCGTGCTGCATCCGGCACTGCCGAGTTTTCCGGGATACGACCTCTGGAAGCGTGACTTCGGTGGGGCGAGCGGGATTTTCTCCTTCGTGCTGAAGGCGGACAGCCCCGAAAGGTTCAGGGCCAAGGCCCATGCCTTCCTCGACGCACTATCGCTCTTCGGCCTCGGCTACTCCTGGGGTGGGTTCGAAAGCCTGGCCGTTCACGTTAACCTGTCCGACCGCAAGGTGGCGAAGGCTCCCTCGGAAGGGCCGGTTATCCGGTTGCAGATCGGTCTGGAGGACGTTCCGGATATCCGTCGCGACATCGAAGCGGGCTTCGCCGCCGCCAACGCGGTCTGATGCCCATCGTCCTATAGGCCGGGCGTTTTATCAGACGCGCAAAGGACGCTGTAGCACTCCGGATTGCTGCATGTTTTTGCCCTTAATTGAGAAAACATGCAGTAGAGCAGGAAAAGCGTGTGCGGTTTTCCGCCCGCATCCGCTCTAATTACTAGGATCGATCGCGCTTATGATTTTAGGGTCGATCCGACCTAAAATCATCGTGATCTAAGCGTCATAGCCGTACAGCCAGTCAAGGTCGGCGGCGAGCGATTCGGGACCCTTGAGCGCGAGGACCAGATCACGCCCGAGACGGACCGGTCCTCGGGCGTGATAGGCGAAGCGGTTGAAGGCGGCCCGCTTCCGCACGCGATCGATCCGCGACCTTCGCGCATGATCATATCTGGCAAATGCGGAGGGGGCATCCTGGCTTTCGGCCAGGCAGCGCGCGAGTTCCCGGGCGTCCTCGATCGCCATCGCGGCGCCTTGGGCCGCAAATGGCGTCATCGCATGGGCTGCGTCGCCGATGAGGATGGTTCGCGTCTTGTCGTGCCATGCACCGTCGCCGACGGTGCACAAGGGCCAGTAGGTCGCTGCGGTCGCGCTCGTGAGCAACGCGCGCAGCTTGGGATGCCAATCATCGAAAGCTGCCGCAAGCTCGCGCCGTCTCTCCTCGGAATCCTTGCCGATCCATACGTTGTCGCCAGCCTTGCCCTCGACGATCGCCACAAGGTTGAAGCCGCCGACTTCCTTGATCGGATACGCCACGAGGTGCGCTTTCGAGCCGAGAAACGCGGTTACACGGTCGTCGGACAGAGGCGCGGTCACCTCCGCGCGCGGCACCATCAGGCGCCAGGCGATGTTGCCCGAGAACTGTACGGGTCCGGCGCCCGCGATGGACGTTCTTGTGCGCGACCAGATCCCATCGGCGCCGACGATTACGGATGGGCGTCGTGCCATCGCGCGATCGATCGCCGCTTCCGGGTCGCTCTCGATCCGGAATCCAAGGTGAACGCGGCAGCGTGGTTCGGCTGCCGCTGCGTCCAACAGAATCTTTTGGAGGCTGGCGCGGTGCAGAACACCGTAGGGAGCTGCCCAGCGGTTGCGGGCATAGGAGCCAGCCGGCACGCTTGCAAGCGAGCGCAGCGAGCGGCCGTCGAGAAGCGCGACCGAGTCCGGCTCGCTCCAGACAGCTTCAAGGGCAGGGAGCAGGCCGAGCTCGATCAGAATGCGTGATGCGTTCGGCGACAATTGCAGCCCGGCGCCCACCTCTTTCAAAGAGTCGGACTGTTCGAATATTTCCGTCTCGAAGCCCTGGTGCGCGAGACAGAGAGCCGTCGTCAGGCCGGCGATGCCGGCGCCGACAATCGCGACCGGACCAACGTTTTGCATCGATCTCGTACCGGCGAACCGCGACGACTTAAGCCGCCTTGCTGGTGAAGAGGCACCCCGGAGGATTTGTTTCCGTTGCCTTCAGCGAAGGGTTGTAGCGATAGAGCGTCGAGCAATAGGAGCAGACCTTCTCGTTGTCGTCGCCCATGTCGATGAAGATGTGGGGGTGGTCGAACGGAACAGATGCGCCCGTGCACATGAATTCCTTGACGCCGATTTCGATCGCCTGGTGTCCGCCGTCATTCTGAAAATGGGGGATGCTGTGGCCGGCCATGTCATGCTCCGATGAATGCAAGTCTTTGGATTATAAGTTTGGCGGCACCATAGTGAGCTTTGCCGCAAATGTGTAGCGGCAAACATGCCGGGTCTGTGGGTTTTTGAGCGGCCGGGGGTTTCAAGCGACGGCGTTACAACCTAGTTTGCGCCGAAAACAGAACGCCCCTTCAGGAAATGAGATATGGATCTGAACCCGCCGCCATTTTCGCGCTTCATGCATGAGGGAATGGAGATCGCCTTTTTCGACGAAGGCGATCCATCGGGAGATCCCATCCTGCTCATTCACGGTTTCGCTTCGAGCGCCAATGTGAACTGGGTATATCCCGGCTGGCTGAAGACATTGGGCGATGCCGGCTACCGGGTTATCGCGCTGGACAATCGCGGCCATGGAAAGAGCAGCAAGCCTTACGACCCGTCGCTCTACCACCCGCAACAGATGGCAGGGGACGCTGCGGCACTTCTGGCGCATCTCGGGATCGGCAAGGCGCATGTCATGGGCTACTCCATGGGCGCCCGCATTTCGGCGTTCCTGGCTTTGGCGCATCCCGATCGCGTGCGCTCGCTCGTGTTCGGCGGCCTCGGCATAGGCATGGTCACCGGGGCCGGAGACTGGGACCCGATCGCCGACGCGCTACTTGCGCCGTCGCTGGAGAGCGTGACGCATCCGCGCGGACGAATGTTTCGTGCTTTTGCCGATCAGACCAAGAGCGATCGCCAGGCGCTTGCGGCTTGCATTTCCACGTCGCGCGATCTTCTGTCGCCCGAAGAAATGGCGCGCATCGACGTGCCGGTATTGATCGGTGTCGGAACGAAGGACGAGATTGCAGGATCGGCGCAGGAACTTGCTGCGCTTATGCCGCGCGCAAAAGCGCTCGACATTCCTGGGCGCGACCATATGCTGGCGGTCGGTGACCGGGTGTTCAAGAAGGCCGTGCTCGAATTCCTTGGCGAGGGTGGGCGAGCATGAAGCCGTTTTGCGACTTGTGGCTGAAATATGGCGCACCCATTTATGTCGACCGGGAATTACCCTATATTTGAGCCATTGATCGATCATGAAGGAGAGCGACTATGGTCGCCAAGACAGAACTGCGCCATACGGAATCGTTCAAGGCGATAGACCCGATCTGGGACAGCCTGCGCGAGGAAGCCCGCCTCGCGGCCGAGCGGGATCCGATGTTGGCAGCGTTTTTGTATTCGACCGTCGTCAATCAGCACTCCCTCGAAGAGGCTGTGATTTACCGGATTTGCGAACGCCTGGATCATCCGGACCTGCAGGCAAACCTGCTCCACCAGACCTTTTCCGAAATGCTGGAGGACTGGCCCGAATGGGGCACGATCCTTCGCGTGGACATCCAGGCGGTTTATGATCGCGACCCGGCGTGCACGAGGTTCATCGAGCCTGTGCTCTATTTCAAGGGGTTCCACGCGATCCAGACGCATCGCCTTGCCCACTGGCTGTGGAAGCGCGGACGGAAGGATTTCGCGTTGTATCTGCAGAGCCGCTCATCGAGCGTCTATCAAACCGACATCAATCCTGCCGCCCGGATCGGGCGCGGCATCTTTCTCGATCACGCAACAGGCCTAGTGGTCGGCGAAACGGCAACCATTGGTGACAATGTGTCGATCCTGCACGGGGTGACGCTTGGCGGCACCGGCAAGGAAGGCAGCGATCGTC
Coding sequences within:
- a CDS encoding amino acid ABC transporter substrate-binding protein translates to MARGILTALVGAAVMGIGAHAASAATLDDVKAKGFVQCGVNTGLAGFSAPDASGNWTGFDVDFCKAVAAAIFADGSKVKYTPLSAKERFPALQSGEVDLLARNTTWSINRDTALGFNFRPVNYYDGQGFMVRKSLNVKSALELSGAAVCVQTGTTTELNLADYFKSNNLQYNPVVFEKLEEVNAAYDAGRCDVYTTDQSGLYALRLTLAKPDDHMILPEIISKEPLAPAVRQGDDQWFDIVSWTHYAMVQAEEFGITQANVEEMKKSTNPDVQRFLGVEADSKIGTDLGLTNEWAVNIIKAVGNYGEVFDRNIGAGSPLKIERGLNALWNKGGIQYAPPIR
- a CDS encoding cystathionine beta-lyase; this translates as MADKISALKESGINTRLAHTGNNPSDFHGFVNPPVVHASTVLFPNARTMESRAQKYTYGTRGTPTTDALCEAINELEGAAGTILVPSGLAAVTVPFLTYLSAGDHALVVDSVYFPTRHFCDTMLKRLGVTVEYYDPMIGAGIESLIRPNTRLVHTEAPGSNTFEMQDIRAIAAAAHRHGCVVTMDNTWATPLYFRPLDHGVDVSIHAATKYPSGHSDVLFGTVSTNVTHWPALTEAMVTLGVCVSPDDSYQILRGLRTMGIRLERHQASALAIAEWLESRDEVARVLHPALPSFPGYDLWKRDFGGASGIFSFVLKADSPERFRAKAHAFLDALSLFGLGYSWGGFESLAVHVNLSDRKVAKAPSEGPVIRLQIGLEDVPDIRRDIEAGFAAANAV
- a CDS encoding FAD-dependent monooxygenase encodes the protein MQNVGPVAIVGAGIAGLTTALCLAHQGFETEIFEQSDSLKEVGAGLQLSPNASRILIELGLLPALEAVWSEPDSVALLDGRSLRSLASVPAGSYARNRWAAPYGVLHRASLQKILLDAAAAEPRCRVHLGFRIESDPEAAIDRAMARRPSVIVGADGIWSRTRTSIAGAGPVQFSGNIAWRLMVPRAEVTAPLSDDRVTAFLGSKAHLVAYPIKEVGGFNLVAIVEGKAGDNVWIGKDSEERRRELAAAFDDWHPKLRALLTSATAATYWPLCTVGDGAWHDKTRTILIGDAAHAMTPFAAQGAAMAIEDARELARCLAESQDAPSAFARYDHARRSRIDRVRKRAAFNRFAYHARGPVRLGRDLVLALKGPESLAADLDWLYGYDA
- a CDS encoding zinc-finger domain-containing protein, which encodes MAGHSIPHFQNDGGHQAIEIGVKEFMCTGASVPFDHPHIFIDMGDDNEKVCSYCSTLYRYNPSLKATETNPPGCLFTSKAA
- a CDS encoding alpha/beta fold hydrolase, translated to MDLNPPPFSRFMHEGMEIAFFDEGDPSGDPILLIHGFASSANVNWVYPGWLKTLGDAGYRVIALDNRGHGKSSKPYDPSLYHPQQMAGDAAALLAHLGIGKAHVMGYSMGARISAFLALAHPDRVRSLVFGGLGIGMVTGAGDWDPIADALLAPSLESVTHPRGRMFRAFADQTKSDRQALAACISTSRDLLSPEEMARIDVPVLIGVGTKDEIAGSAQELAALMPRAKALDIPGRDHMLAVGDRVFKKAVLEFLGEGGRA
- the cysE gene encoding serine O-acetyltransferase; this encodes MVAKTELRHTESFKAIDPIWDSLREEARLAAERDPMLAAFLYSTVVNQHSLEEAVIYRICERLDHPDLQANLLHQTFSEMLEDWPEWGTILRVDIQAVYDRDPACTRFIEPVLYFKGFHAIQTHRLAHWLWKRGRKDFALYLQSRSSSVYQTDINPAARIGRGIFLDHATGLVVGETATIGDNVSILHGVTLGGTGKEGSDRHPKIGDGVLIGAGAKILGNIHIGHCSRIAAGSVVLKPVPPKTTVAGVPAKVVGEAGCSEPSRQMDQILASFDI